In the genome of Candidatus Zixiibacteriota bacterium, one region contains:
- a CDS encoding glutamate mutase L: protein MKDLKPEDINVIVATDCGSTTTKAILIEKRGDEYRLIVRGEAPTTVEAPFEDVTMGVLNSVAEVEELSGRKILDDKGAIISPAKGNVGTDIYVSTSSAGGGLQMMVAGVVRSMTAESAERAALGAGAIVMDVIASNDKRLPHQQIQRIRHLRPDMIVLSGGIDGGTTTHVVELAELLSAADPKPRLGIGYRLPVIYAGNVDAREAIKNTLGDKVDLTIVDNIRPVLERENLFPAREKIHDLFMEHVMAQAPGYKKLMTWTDAPIMPTPGAVGLIMKKIADEEGIEVVGVDIGGATTDIFSVFQGTFNRTVSANLGMSYSVSNVFAEAGLNNVMRWVPFHMNERDLRNRVKNKMIRPTTIPQTMEDLIFEQAIAKEALRLAFIQHKSFATVLKGIQQQRTIADAFAQTAGGLTLVNMMTLNMLIGSGGVLSHAPRRDQAALMLIDGFMPEGVTRLSVDSIFMMPQLGVLSTVHTKAAVEVFNKDCLIHLGTCIAPAGELKVDYSSTTRREEKEILKYKFHMPNGETIEGTLKFAEMKKFPLGFDDKGIPLKAKVTLEPLRGFDVGAGKGTKVEKEISGGVTGIILDGRGRPFNVPTDDKIRVQKLKEWMIALDIYTKGALERL from the coding sequence ATGAAAGATTTAAAACCTGAAGATATCAATGTAATTGTAGCCACCGATTGCGGAAGTACTACCACTAAAGCCATTTTAATCGAGAAAAGAGGAGATGAATACCGTCTCATCGTTCGGGGTGAAGCACCGACTACAGTTGAGGCTCCGTTTGAGGATGTGACCATGGGGGTATTAAACTCTGTGGCTGAGGTGGAGGAGCTTTCTGGCAGGAAGATCTTGGATGACAAAGGGGCAATAATCTCTCCTGCTAAGGGAAATGTAGGCACTGATATTTATGTTTCCACCTCCAGCGCTGGTGGAGGCTTGCAGATGATGGTCGCCGGCGTGGTCAGGAGCATGACTGCAGAAAGTGCTGAAAGAGCCGCCTTAGGAGCAGGCGCAATTGTGATGGACGTTATCGCTTCCAATGATAAAAGGCTTCCCCATCAGCAGATCCAGAGGATCAGGCATTTGAGACCGGATATGATTGTGCTTTCTGGAGGAATCGACGGTGGGACAACGACTCACGTTGTTGAATTAGCTGAGCTTCTTTCTGCTGCAGACCCAAAACCCAGGCTGGGTATAGGATACAGACTTCCGGTCATCTATGCTGGAAATGTCGATGCACGTGAAGCCATAAAAAATACTCTCGGAGATAAAGTAGATCTGACCATAGTCGATAACATACGACCGGTTCTGGAAAGGGAAAACCTTTTCCCGGCACGGGAGAAAATCCACGATTTATTTATGGAACACGTGATGGCTCAGGCTCCCGGTTACAAGAAGCTTATGACCTGGACCGATGCGCCGATTATGCCCACACCTGGGGCAGTTGGTTTGATTATGAAGAAAATTGCAGACGAAGAGGGAATCGAGGTGGTGGGTGTTGATATCGGTGGAGCAACAACGGATATCTTCTCCGTATTTCAGGGGACATTTAATAGAACAGTTAGCGCCAACTTAGGAATGAGCTATTCTGTATCGAATGTCTTCGCTGAGGCTGGTTTAAATAATGTGATGAGATGGGTTCCTTTTCACATGAACGAAAGGGATTTGAGAAACCGGGTTAAAAACAAGATGATCCGGCCAACCACCATCCCCCAGACCATGGAGGACTTGATCTTCGAACAGGCAATTGCCAAAGAGGCATTGCGCCTTGCCTTTATTCAGCATAAATCTTTTGCCACGGTTTTAAAAGGGATCCAGCAGCAGAGGACCATAGCCGATGCCTTTGCCCAGACCGCAGGAGGCCTGACCCTGGTAAATATGATGACCTTAAATATGCTCATCGGCTCTGGAGGGGTTTTATCCCATGCACCCAGAAGAGATCAGGCTGCTTTAATGTTAATAGACGGATTTATGCCGGAGGGGGTAACCAGGCTATCAGTAGACAGCATCTTCATGATGCCCCAGCTCGGGGTTTTATCCACTGTCCATACCAAAGCCGCAGTTGAGGTCTTCAACAAAGATTGCCTGATCCATCTGGGCACCTGCATCGCGCCGGCTGGTGAATTAAAGGTCGATTACAGCTCTACGACCCGTAGGGAGGAAAAAGAGATTTTAAAATATAAATTTCATATGCCCAATGGGGAAACAATCGAAGGGACTTTAAAATTTGCCGAGATGAAAAAGTTCCCCTTAGGCTTTGACGACAAAGGAATTCCCTTAAAGGCCAAAGTTACTTTAGAGCCGCTTAGAGGTTTTGACGTCGGCGCAGGAAAAGGAACCAAGGTGGAGAAAGAGATCTCCGGCGGAGTCACCGGAATAATCTTAGACGGCAGAGGAAGACCATTTAACGTGCCGACTGATGATAAGATCAGAGTACAGAAGCTTAAAGAGTGGATGATAGCTTTGGATATATATACCAAGGGGGCATTGGAGAGGTTATAG